TGCTTCCTTTAAAATGACTGTACTGTTAATCTTTGCAAGTTTAGAAACACTTTTTAAATCAAGCTTTGATGTAGATGGTGCAATGAATGTTTTGCCTTTCAAATTTTGCACTGCTCCCAAGACATCTTCAAAGATAGTGAGTGAAGATAGTTTATCATAACAAAGAGAGGTACTTTGACAGGCAGGAACCAAAATAATCCAATATTTCACTTATTTTTCCAATAGCAGTCATCGTAACATCTTGAGTAACATAAAGAGCAATTCTCTCTCTATGAAAGTAAAGGTTGTCTAACAAAACAGAAGGATCTTTCAAAGTTGCTGTTAGATTTAATTCAGTAGGAACATGTCTTTGGAAAGGATGAGGGACAGGTAAGAAATGGAAAATGGAACCCGAATCATCGCAAGGATCAAAAACTCTCCAAGCATTTGTTACTGATACAACATACTGCTGCTCATTATCAGTCAAAGGGTACAATGCCCAGTCTCCAATAGTTCCTTGAATATATTCTTTGCCCTTTGCCCAATTGGTTTTCATGCTAGTTTCAAGGTCATTACACTTAAAATTTTCTTTTATGTACTTAACTATGAATTTCCAAAGCATAGTCAACCATTTTTCATTTGGAAGTTCATGGATGCCTAATGGCAAAAAATCTTCATTTGTGTGGAAGGACTGGTCTAATTCTCTATGAAGTCTGTCAGCCAAGTCTTCTAATGTAAATTGCTTCAGTACACTTAGGTTCTTACAGTTCTTGAGATTCTTTTGAACTAATTCGGCCATCTCAATATTTAGAAATTCATTTCCTGAACTTGGTAGTAGAGAACAGTATGATGAAATAAATACTGGTTCCTTAGAATCAAATTGCTTGAGAATCATGTTATTAGTGAGCAGCAATGGAAGCCCTTGGAATTCTGTAAAGAAGTTTTTTGACTGTGAAAGGTACATGAAGGTTTTACATACATTCTTTACATTCAGAAAAGGAGTCTGTTCTACTTGTCTTGTTATCATTGGAGTACACTTGTCAGGGTAATCTTTATTCCAGGAATGCAAAAACCTCAGAGCAACATCCGGCTTCAGTGTGTGAACCTCAACTCCAACCTTCTGGAGGAGGCCGAGCATAAAATGGCTACCTACTTTCATACCAAGCCGCCTTAGTGTATTTAGAAGATCATCTTCATTGCTAATCTCATCAGCAAAGTAAATGGGAAATTCATCTCCATCCTTGTTAAATGCATGCCATTTTAGTTCTCCATTTTGTGTCAATTCCAATTTTTGTTTACATTCAAATTTATCATTGAATGATAATGTATTTTCAATGAAAACATCAAAGAAACATAGTTGTTGATTAATGATGCATTCATAAAACCACTTCATAAAAATTTTCCATACAGATGATTGTGCATTATTTCCATCAGGGAAGGTCAACCGACACAAATACATATTATGGACATATTTACCTTTAGTCATCAAGTTATTATTTTCTGGGAAAATAAATTTTCTGTAGTAGTCAACGGCAtacacagcagcaggagcaagcacCTCCTTCATCAACCAAGCATTCCAGTTAGATTTAAGGTCACACATTCCAGTCCACAAATTCCGCCGAGAAGAATTTAGAGCAAAATGCCCATTAACACTAAATGGCAATCCCGATTTGGATGGCAATGGAAGGTAGCAAGATGTTGTAAATAAATCATCAGTAACTTTTTTATTGCTTTTCAGTAGAACAGCAGCTCCAGCATGAGGAAGCAGGCTGAGATCTTTATTTAAAATGGCTTTCATAACCATTTCTGGAATGCTGCCTTTGCTTTCTGTACCCAACTGCTGGACAATATACCAAGTGTATTCAGCATTATTTGAATCGGTAATTGTCATTATGTAGGCTGCTCTCATCATATCAGTATTAACAACAGAATCCAAGTTATGTTCAGTTACTCTCCCTGTTTTCATCATATGTTGCAACTTTGACAGCTCATTTTGCTGTTGGATAGATGATTCAACTGAATACTCAGTATGACATTTCCCTTCATCAGAAATATTTATTACAGAAATTTTGCGCACATTTCTCAGAAACAGTAAACATTGCATCATCTCTGTCTGGAATTCCTCAATTTTTTCTACAAGGCTCTTAATTGGGAAGGCTTTGGAAATTTTAGACTCTTCAGTGGTTCGCAGTGGAAGCCTAAAAACTGTGCCTTCTTCCTGTAGAAAATAATTTTCCAAATATCCTTGGAAAGAATCAGGATGATCTTTTCGTAAGTCATTCAAATTTTCAAATCGCACCCCAGGTTTTTCAGGAGTGGCCCCAGGATCATACCAACAGTGAGGGTCAAACATGCATAGTGTTTCTCCTTGTGGGACTTCAGGCCCTCGTGTCAACAATGATGGTGCATCAGTTAAGTGATACACCGCATTAAAACCAATGCCGTATTGTCCTGTACTGGCTGGGTCTTGATTTTTCATACTATTACCCAAGTTTTGAATATTCTGAAGATCTCTCTCTGTGAAACCTTTATTATTGTATACACTTAGAGCAGGTCCTTGTAGTGGTGCCCATTTCTTGTCAAACAGTTTTTCATCAGGAAGATAACGAAAGTCCTTAATGAAGGCTACCTCTGTTGCTCCTGCATCATCAGCATTCTGTAGCAGTTCCTTCATTATTCCATAATCGCATGGGTAGTCTTTAAGAATGTTCTTTAGTCGAGTTGTTAAGGGTTCACTCTGACCAAAATGCATCCTGTTTGAAGAGTTCTCAAGACGCTGTCTAGTTTTGGTTTTTATTCCTAACCAATTTGTCATTTCCAATGATACTGAAATAGATTTATGTAAACAGTTAAAGCTGCCCGAGCTCAGATcaacaccatcttcacaacacaacttgTCTATGGGACAGAGATAGCCATCAGCATCTGGAAGGTGCAGTAAATGAAGGGGTAACTGATGTTTACTGTCTCCCGTGTTTCGAACACTGAACAATAATGTAAGAAGCTTGGACACTTGTAATATTTCATGTTCATTTAGCTTATCTAATTTATATTTATCTTTCTTTTTAACAAGAACTTGAAATACAACATCTGCATGAAAAGTTGATCCAATATTTAGGGTTTCCATTAGACACTTGTACATTATAAGCCCCTCACTTTGCACTGAAAACAAGTCAGGAGAGCAGTCAGTGTCACTTTGAAGTGCAAAAACACTTGGTTCCATAAAGCCATGCTTTGTAAGTAAGACTTTTTCATATTTCAATGCTTTTAGTTCTTTAGGAATGTCTACGCTGAAAGACTGGATAATTTTCtctaaataattgtaaatatcatGACACATCTTTTTTATGTCACTTActactggtgacacagtagttaATATTTTGAGCTGCTTACACACTTTatttaaaggtaattttctttcaTTAACAATAATACCTAGCTTCTCAATTACTGATTTGGATAGCTCATTATTATTCGTGTTAGGCTGCCACAGTATTAAATTTGTGCTGCCTACAAGATGTCTGAATTTTCTTAAACACATGCCTGAAGGTTTTGAAAATCCAATAGACTTCAACTGACTCTGAACATCCAGTTTGGCATGGAAGGTGCAGACTTGTGAATCATTACTTGGCAGATTATCAGCTTCCCATGGAAGAGACCAGTCATGTGGCTTGGGCATGACTGGTAAAAAAGGTACACAATAAATTCTTTTCAAAATATTATTTTGTGCATCAAGAGATTGTGTTCCTATATAATGCAAAATTTCAGAAGACCTTTCAACACCACAATTATGGCAAGGCAATTCCATAACTGTTTCTGCCCTGTTGGTCACCATAGCTACGGAAATAGTGGAATAATTCATACCCAAATGCCAAAGAGTGCTCCTTCTATTCTGATTATTACAAAACAGATCCTCTGGAAATCTCTCATCAGCTGCAGTAAACATGCATGCAATTCTACTTTTAGGGTCTATTAGGTCACTAGGAATTTTCAAATTTCCTTTAGGCCTTGTAGGAATGCAACAAACACTTTTGAGCTGTGAAAGGCATGGATGCTTAGTATCAATGATATGCAAGGTCAACTTATTTATCTTGTCTTGACTTACATATTGTTCTGAAATATTTGGTATGAAGTAGCTTGAGAAAAAAATATTTAGAGTAATCATATTTTCAGATATATATTTAGACTGGAAGCCGGTAAGAATATAGTTTGGTAACACTATCATTGACAAGTGGCCTTTAGATTCCATCAAATTGTCCATGTATTCATAGGCAATTCTTCCTATCTCCTTTTCTTCATGTAACTGTTCTTCTAGAAATCtacacacatccagtggatgccaTTCATTTTTGCTTCTAAAGACTTGAAGACTTTCTTTAACAATGCTATCATAAAAATGCTTTGTGAGGGTTGTTAATAGCCTATCATTTGTTCCAAGCTTTATGGGCCAAATGCAGTAATAAGGACAATTTTGACTTAAACCTTCACATTGTAAAGATAATAAAAGACTGTGATATGCAGCCTTTATagcatctttcatcaaagtttcATTCCAGTCTAAACCAACCATTCGGTCATCCTCTGTCTGTGTCTTGAGGCCTGTACGGTCAGAGGCTACTTCAAAAAATCCATTTAGTTGTACTGGAAGAGATGTTGTTACTGGCAATGGTAAAAAACAGTGCATATGGCTCTGCTTATAAAACCCGTGGGGAAGCTCTGAAAGATTGAGGACTTGCCATCCatcattttgttttaataacggcACTGCCACAGCACCTAACGGAAGGGCTTTTCCACCAAGATTTTCAGCAAAATTGCACGAGTCTCCTTTACCACAATGCCAGGATGTAAGCCAGGTGACATTCCAAACACCTTGATCAATGTTGCACAATTTTCTACCTTCCTCTGAACATGTTATTTTTATTTCTGAAAAAGTGCTTTCCTGAAAAGATTTTCCATTCCATTTAAAACCATTATTAAATAGGTTAGCAACTCTTTCCACTTGAGTCTGACCTGAAGGGGATGATATTCTTATTGCTCGTGAACTTTCAAATAAGAGCACTCTCTCTGTTGGTGATGATGTATTCTTATTTAGGTAAAAAACCTTAATTTCCTTGATATGTTGAGTAAAGAGTAGTAGCTCTCCTATAATCTTGCTAAACATTTGTAATAGTTCTCTCATATCTCTATGCTTGTAACTTACACTGCTGATCTCACTAGTGCTTGCTTGGGCTGGAGTTCGTAAAGGAAACCGAAAGAGAGTACCTTCAAATCTCTTTGTCTGTTGAATATTACAGCCAAAAACTTCATTAAATGGCTTAAACTGTCCATGAAGTTTTTGTAACATAAATGAATTTATCTCATTGGAAAAGTTGTACCTCACTCCAGGTGTTTTGTTATTGCTGTCTAAGTAAGTCAGGTGTGGGTCAAATATAATGTAATCAGATCCACTCAGTATACTAGGTACATCAGTCAGATTATAAACTGAGCAAAATCCTagtccaaatttcccaatttttgTAGATTGATATTCCTTAGTTCCGGCACCTAACTTTCTGAGATTTGCAAAATCTTCCTCGGTGAATATTGCATTATTAAAAGCCCATAGAGCTGGTCCTTGACATTCCTTGAGTTTATTATTAATTAGCCTTGTTTTTGCATCttcattttgacgttcatcataaaGAAAGGAAATAGTGGTAGCACCAGCATCATCTGCATTTTGCACTAGCTCCTTGAGCACGGCAACACCATCACGATACTGCCGTAGTAAGTTGTTCAGACGTGTAGTAAGTGGTTCATGTTGTCCCCATTCCATAAAAGCCTCTTCTCCTGCCAGTAGATGCTTATTCAGAGGTGCTACGCCCAAAGCTTTAGCTAGATTGGTTCCAACACTGCTATGAACCACTCTTACTCCAAGTTCTTCACTGTCAATCCAGTCACAAGACTGTTCTGAATATGAACACTGATTTACTTCAATTAGCTCTAAACTTTCATCAATATTTTCCACGGGCAATAACAATTCAGATGGAGGAATATCTTTAGAATATTTTTTTAGTTTATGAAGAACATGTATTACTATGTCCCTGTCAAGTTCAACATCAGCATCTTTTCCTaagcggtggtggtgttgaacttgttttaaaaatgtcaaaaacaatTCCTTTGACTGAGTTTCAAAACATCCAAGCATACGAAAAAGACCACCACATTCACGTAACTCGAAAGGTAATGGATACATGTATGGCAAAAGCTGAAGGTCTCCCACTTTTGATGTGATGTACACTGTCTTAGGATCTCTGAAACCTAATTCGGTGAAAACACATGGTGATGTTGATAATGAGACTAAATGGCATGCATCTGAAGTACTAACAAATGCAGAAAGTTGTTTGTATGTGTCCTTTATTAAGTGGAAACATTTTGCATCAGTAATTTGGTATACTTTTATTATATTCTGTAAATGTTCAATAAAATATTTGATGTGGGGCTTCTGATTCCAGCCAAAGTTGTTAGCAACATTCTGAATATCAGAACAATGCACCAAGGGTACCACTGAGCCAAGAACATTCCTAAAGTGACTGTAACTTTTGATATCTTGAGGTTTGTAAGGCTTAGAGCATGTTGCCCAAATTAAACTGTTAGGATAGCCAACTGGTTTAGATGTTTCACCATACACAAAACTAACACCTCTTACAGCTTGACATATCTGCTGACAATCGGGTCGACGATTTAGAGCAGTGAGTAATGCTCCTGCTTTTTCTACTTTCTGCTTGACTGTTAATGATTTATTTTGAAAATTTGTGATTATCTGAGTGAATTCATTGATGGGCATGTTCTGCACTTTCCTCATCCCAAGAGCTCGTAACAATGCATAATACTTCTCAAAGGAGATTTGAGGGTTGAGATCTTCTGAAATCAGTGCTCCATTGTCAATATCTTCAGGATCATAAAGCTGGCTAGGTAGGAAAAGTTTGCCACTTTGGTTTGGTACAAATCTCACAAATTGAAGCTGATGCTGAATTCCTGCACTAC
This DNA window, taken from Procambarus clarkii isolate CNS0578487 chromosome 40, FALCON_Pclarkii_2.0, whole genome shotgun sequence, encodes the following:
- the LOC123757771 gene encoding LOW QUALITY PROTEIN: sacsin-like (The sequence of the model RefSeq protein was modified relative to this genomic sequence to represent the inferred CDS: deleted 1 base in 1 codon), whose translation is MDEPDDPFLYDTIEIPTVVGLLRNILTQYPDNGQIIKELVQNAEDAGATVVEVLHDTRQVQCPSAHNAVQRFLKGPALCLYNNGIFTQEDWYGIRKLSDSIKKDDPLKVGQFGLGFKSVFHLTDFVTIISGDKILFMDPSEPEEKMCRIIHLNKLTDICALEDYLHIWGSYIKSHTIHDGRYPGTLFWFPLRQNPSKISDTVYSFEHVVRLFESFGVEAPVCLTFLKSLEKISLKRIIGDDKQLEIVHEVELTSPSMSQVQQKRNLFKQKLKECNGFPAQTTVCDYEVTIQSIEGKKTQQQTMRTLHYLPGTNEASSVAWRGKKSSIHMPLVGVSAPISPHGASWPTGHIFCFLPLPIERANNTSLPVQVNGFFALDQNRRHVKWMTQESSNEPDAQWNEELVTTVVVEAYFMLLCKVLKEMTSRSNSYHVETWYSLLPDIKSSKGRWNKLATELWSRLKSYPILYSEVKGCMMKPEDVLADNSLNSCPQHVSNSIRCFLIEQNFPLASVPDTVLGSLCSVGSTPATVTPKKMRQCLRILKPGRGEWNRTCLLEYVVSDGNYSDLQEVPLLPLNDGTWSTFSRTSHPVYICGKDAGAFLGLENQVLSTDLPTPIVQSLQKIAQEGETQLKQFSASQHGVILLSQSAHFVQQSSLSRQQLEGWLPKVWSVVEHLDLQHIKNVALLPISPSLDSSQFISLSTAIIVQASTSPLSEAAVSALDLLKVQVIPKPPKYVRHHQLHKYFSSSDARGVSQALLKVLKMYKSQDLSNNFNMWRNDEQAQALLKVIEVHSLQPQIIKLFKKLNIFKANGRNGIEIDVSINNCTRIFPAVNDFPVNFPETLLVPSNETVQQLARNLGATQLSKEELCLLALQNTYTDNDTSKLVAYIFKDRFLQSSAGIQHQLQFVRFVPNQSGKLFLPSQLYDPEDIDNGALISEDLNPQISFEKYYALLRALGMRKVQNMPINEFTQIITNFQNKSLTVKQKVEKAGALLTALNRRPDCQQICQAVRGVSFVYGETSKPVGYPNSLIWATCSKPYKPQDIKSYSHFRNVLGSVVPLVHCSDIQNVANNFGWNQKPHIKYFIEHLQNIIKVYQITDAKCFHLIKDTYKQLSAFVSTSDACHLVSLSTSPCVFTELGFRDPKTVYITSKVGDLQLLPYMYPLPFELRECGGLFRMLGCFETQSKELFLTFLKQVQHHHRLGKDADVELDRDIVIHVLHKLKKYSKDIPPSELLLPVENIDESLELIEVNQCSYSEQSCDWIDSEELGVRVVHSSVGTNLAKALGVAPLNKHLLAGEEAFMEWGQHEPLTTRLNNLLRQYRDGVAVLKELVQNADDAGATTISFLYDERQNEDAKTRLINNKLKECQGPALWAFNNAIFTEEDFANLRKLGAGTKEYQSTKIGKFGLGFCSVYNLTDVPSILSGSDYIIFDPHLTYLDSNNKTPGVRYNFSNEINSFMLQKLHGQFKPFNEVFGCNIQQTKRFEGTLFRFPLRTPAQASTSEISSVSYKHRDMRELLQMFSKIIGELLLFTQHIKEIKVFYLNKNTSSPTERVLLFESSRAIRISSPSGQTQVERVANLFNNGFKWNGKSFQESTFSEIKITCSEEGRKLCNIDQGVWNVTWLTSWHCGKGDSCNFAENLGGKALPLGAVAVPLLKQNDGWQVLNLSELPHGFYKQSHMHCFLPLPVTTSLPVQLNGFFEVASDRTGLKTQTEDDRMVGLDWNETLMKDAIKAAYHSLLLSLQCEGLSQNCPYYCIWPIKLGTNDRLLTTLTKHFYDSIVKESLQVFRSKNEWHPLDVCRFLEEQLHEEKEIGRIAYEYMDNLMESKGHLSMIVLPNYILTGFQSKYISENMITLNIFFSSYFIPNISEQYVSQDKINKLTLHIIDTKHPCLSQLKSVCCIPTRPKGNLKIPSDLIDPKSRIACMFTAADERFPEDLFCNNQNRRSTLWHLGMNYSTISVAMVTNRAETVMELPCHNCGVERSSEILHYIGTQSLDAQNNILKRIYCVPFLPVMPKPHDWSLPWEADNLPSNDSQVCTFHAKLDVQSQLKSIGFSKPSGMCLRKFRHLVGSTNLILWQPNTNNNELSKSVIEKLGIIVNERKLPLNKVCKQLKILTTVSPVVSDIKKMCHDIYNYLEKIIQSFSVDIPKELKALKYEKVLLTKHGFMEPSVFALQSDTDCSPDLFSVQSEGLIMYKCLMETLNIGSTFHADVVFQVLVKKKDKYKLDKLNEHEILQVSKLLTLLFSVRNTGDSKHQLPLHLLHLPDADGYLCPIDKLCCEDGVDLSSGSFNCLHKSISVSLEMTNWLGIKTKTRQRLENSSNRMHFGQSEPLTTRLKNILKDYPCDYGIMKELLQNADDAGATEVAFIKDFRYLPDEKLFDKKWAPLQGPALSVYNNKGFTERDLQNIQNLGNSMKNQDPASTGQYGIGFNAVYHLTDAPSLLTRGPEVPQGETLCMFDPHCWYDPGATPEKPGVRFENLNDLRKDHPDSFQGYLENYFLQEEGTVFRLPLRTTEESKISKAFPIKSLVEKIEEFQTEMMQCLLFLRNVRKISVINISDEGKCHTEYSVESSIQQQNELSKLQHMMKTGRVTEHNLDSVVNTDMMRAAYIMTITDSNNAEYTWYIVQQLGTESKGSIPEMVMKAILNKDLSLLPHAGAAVLLKSNKKVTDDLFTTSCYLPLPSKSGLPFSVNGHFALNSSRRNLWTGMCDLKSNWNAWLMKEVLAPAAVYAVDYYRKFIFPENNNLMTKGKYVHNMYLCRLTFPDGNNAQSSVWKIFMKWFYECIINQQLCFFDVFIENTLSFNDKFECKQKLELTQNGELKWHAFNKDGDEFPIYFADEISNEDDLLNTLRRLGMKVGSHFMLGLLQKVGVEVHTLKPDVALRFLHSWNKDYPDKCTPMITRQVEQTPFLNVKNVCKTFMYLSQSKNFFTEFQGLPLLLTNNMILKQFDSKEPVFISSYCSLLPSSGNEFLNIEMAELVQKNLKNCKNLSVLKQFTLEDLADRLHRELDQSFHTNEDFLPLGIHELPNEKWLTMLWKFIVKYIKENFKCNDLETSMKTNWAKGKEYIQGTIGDWALYPLTDNEQQYVVSVTNAWRVFDPCDDSGSIFHFLPVPHPFQRHVPTELNLTATLKDPSVLLDNLYFHRERIALYVTQDVTMTAIGKISEILDYFGSACQSTSLCYDKLSSLTIFEDVLGAVQNLKGKTFIAPSTSKLDLKSVSKLAKINSTVILKEATSVNIKAIYKYLNSKCLVDDLEIYAKIILPNFTNLLQEQRTNFLKVLRDELTKTQHKEEHTWNEGLRNTVSVLRRTPFIELNGRLEMASNFYDPFNPVFMVINLSNLPDEWRKPEWHYFLKLAGMVYELTAEMYVQYASALSSSDPEVKLKSRTLTQYLFDNFNKLKCSAAQIKSIKFLVPEESSRLEKILPHYRTPSGLVSFSGGVPLKFSNILWSTACLLPQYATSCIDDIKNNLNIMNSPPEDKVFEHMCKLCEFFKSKPENSNPEIEYVMESIYQYLEQSSHSIHTMIICQNIPIVHIPKCTFVSAKLVIENLEVEIIPYLYKAPIRYGKYINVFKKLGAIQSATCDTYAQVLKMIYEKSQKQVLHPEEKKCMQLALRGLLNNQLKIKNLTVTELYLPTKEGKMEKSSEMYVVDIEEYLEASKGKLNVPIFVGFAVLNMLMNDADFVKRLPKHLQLKFLSQAVKEDLNSSCEEISTELLNELRAFMHCESFKQAVLRIINHDRAITGFCLTEAEVEDLMSILERIDVKQVKVITTTLKFNEDEVGKRERKFFVKPNNAEKNKITLYISDNISDYMIVSGLCKAYRHLLNTVSVPVMDNLSGILRLHKTPQRISSFLNELNITAWGVKNSAHELYRTDVGSYLPEQLIPLLDNEFCQFHEGEIVCLKKYILGGAEDTDEENAYIIVQVKHLVTSHGNLFLDEYEVDTGREVKSCAIVRAHQLYKFVRTRAKDCNDLVQTEQVEDNTSENLDNGSDNLSEEEIMKTIRKQMKEIWEVADEKERRHLIRRLILKWHPDKNIHITELSTRVMQYIQNLLKRLQNGEVIPDDDDDEDIKASRRAPQDFRDMFREGFSDDFFSNMFRPPPRWHSGSFRSNRYTGFFTADEHTGFYGFSGSCGSRAHKRKMADRPEALKWLKQAEHDIAEAHKRDGGSSCWTMFMCYQAAEKILKGALYLEDRNKAATFENGGIKHSLTDISSSLQSKESNSLASDIEKHVGHHTNMLYPSVSGCPCDNYNNDDANYMLGKTNQIMQLLRPYFVSK